A stretch of Mycobacterium sp. ITM-2016-00316 DNA encodes these proteins:
- a CDS encoding DUF4126 family protein, translating into MTQVLVLVLALLIGVIAGLRAMTAPAVVAWGAMLGWIDVTDKWSEWVGHPITVTVLSILLVGELITDQLPKTPSRKVPPQFIARLITGGFAGAVIGSAFFHTFSATGAGMVGAVLGTLAGAELRSRLSASNNGNDRPGAFIEDAIAVGGGFLVAFLVSLV; encoded by the coding sequence ATGACGCAGGTTCTCGTTCTTGTTCTGGCCCTACTGATCGGTGTCATCGCCGGACTGCGTGCGATGACGGCACCGGCGGTGGTCGCGTGGGGTGCGATGCTCGGCTGGATCGACGTCACCGACAAGTGGTCGGAATGGGTCGGGCATCCGATCACGGTCACCGTGCTCAGCATTCTGCTCGTCGGCGAACTCATCACCGATCAGCTCCCGAAGACGCCGAGCCGCAAGGTACCGCCGCAGTTCATCGCCCGGCTGATCACGGGCGGCTTCGCCGGTGCGGTCATCGGCAGCGCGTTCTTCCACACGTTCTCGGCCACGGGTGCGGGCATGGTCGGCGCGGTGCTCGGCACCTTGGCAGGTGCCGAACTGCGCAGCAGATTGTCGGCGTCCAACAACGGAAACGACCGTCCCGGCGCGTTCATCGAAGATGCCATCGCCGTGGGCGGTGGATTCCTCGTCGCGTTCCTCGTCAGCCTCGTCTGA
- a CDS encoding phosphoribosyl-ATP diphosphatase, with product MKQSLPVKTFEGLFAELSEKAQSRPAGSGTVAALDAGVHGLGKKILEEAGEVWLAAEHESDEALADEISQLLYWTQVLMLSRGLSLDDVYRNL from the coding sequence GTGAAACAATCGCTGCCCGTGAAGACCTTCGAAGGCCTGTTCGCCGAACTCAGCGAAAAAGCGCAGTCCCGGCCCGCCGGGAGCGGCACCGTGGCCGCGCTGGACGCCGGCGTGCACGGCCTGGGCAAGAAGATCCTCGAAGAGGCCGGCGAGGTATGGCTGGCCGCCGAGCACGAGAGCGATGAAGCGCTCGCCGACGAGATCAGTCAGCTGCTGTATTGGACCCAGGTGCTGATGCTCTCGCGCGGTCTCAGCCTCGACGACGTGTACCGGAACCTGTGA
- the hisG gene encoding ATP phosphoribosyltransferase yields the protein MTTLRVAVPNKGALSESAAEILSEAGYRRRTDPKDLTVVDPANNVEFFFLRPKDIAIYVGSGELDLGITGRDLAAESEAPVRERLALGFGSSTFRYAAPKGQDWTVDALAGKRIATAYPNLVRKNLADMGIEATVIRLDGAVEISIQLGVADVIADIVGSGRTLGLHNLVAFGESLCDSEAVLIERADTEADPARDQLTARVQGVVFGQQYLMLDYDCPRSVLEEASAVTPGLESPTIAPLADPDWVAVRALVPRRDVNAIMDELAAIGAKAILASDIRFCRF from the coding sequence ATGACAACACTGCGCGTCGCCGTACCCAACAAGGGGGCGCTGAGCGAATCGGCCGCCGAGATCCTGTCCGAGGCCGGCTACCGGCGGCGGACCGATCCCAAGGATCTGACCGTCGTCGACCCGGCCAACAATGTCGAGTTCTTCTTCCTGCGGCCCAAGGACATCGCGATCTACGTGGGCTCCGGGGAACTCGATCTCGGTATCACCGGCCGCGACCTGGCCGCCGAGTCCGAAGCCCCCGTCCGTGAACGACTGGCGCTCGGCTTCGGCTCGTCGACGTTCCGGTACGCCGCGCCCAAGGGACAGGACTGGACGGTCGATGCGCTGGCAGGTAAGCGGATCGCCACCGCGTACCCGAACCTGGTCCGTAAGAATCTGGCCGACATGGGCATCGAGGCCACCGTCATCCGCCTCGACGGTGCCGTGGAGATCTCCATCCAGCTCGGTGTCGCCGATGTCATTGCCGATATCGTCGGATCCGGTCGCACTCTGGGACTGCACAATCTGGTGGCCTTCGGTGAATCGCTGTGCGATTCCGAGGCGGTGCTGATCGAACGCGCGGACACCGAGGCGGATCCCGCTCGTGATCAACTCACCGCCCGGGTGCAGGGTGTGGTGTTCGGCCAGCAGTATCTGATGCTCGACTACGACTGCCCGCGCAGCGTGCTCGAAGAGGCCAGCGCAGTAACGCCCGGGCTCGAATCACCCACCATCGCACCGCTGGCCGATCCCGACTGGGTGGCGGTGCGCGCACTGGTGCCGCGACGCGATGTCAACGCCATCATGGACGAGCTCGCCGCCATCGGCGCCAAGGCAATCCTGGCCTCCGACATCAGGTTCTGCCGGTTCTGA
- a CDS encoding bifunctional diguanylate cyclase/phosphodiesterase has translation MSGHDIAAIAVPWVLVAVLALVMVLARDAAHLAVANDAISLLLAAFAAARAALAARAADGPTRLAWIFLGTALATWAIGDVIWLVYDVILREPPSPSPADLFYLAFSVLVAVGLSQLLARGTLVSRLHLALDALTVSLCLFLLVWIFSLNRVFDTLRHHNVELTLALVTPLADVVVLSIAVLALARSRRRRPVALAVITVAITLITIADVTLTFLIVDGSYRTGHVIDLLWASAMALFAAAAVLSRLPQPAPDRPAPVPSHSSLWLPYVPLLLAGVLGPPVVMRGFESVLVQLIVCVVCGRQILSAWDNRQLLTAAADQALRDPLTGLANRTLFNERLDHAMLLRVRDSRPITVISIDLDDFKLVNDSLGHPVADRLLVGAGQRFLDCVRTGDTVARLGGDEFMMLLEGGADDHQMVAQRVVEAFERPFDVDGHEVFLRPSLGVATASEKEPDLSAEILMRRADLAMYAAKRSAADVRTFAADLPTAPVDPVDLKHRPRRAPGGGAERIRLLGELRDAVDRGTIEVAYQPKVNLRSGRVTGVEALLRWPHPRLGTLRPDAFLSLVRQHGLMGPVSEIVVRKVLDDAADWQSQDLDIAVAINFFAPMLRDTRLPDRLCQELDSRRLNHDVLTVEITEDIVLTEVGTVKAVLRELRERGVRVAIDDFGSGYSALSYLRDLAIDEVKLDRQFVADVTSDARAAAVVSAVINLTHSLGISVVAEGVEDADTADWLIRHGCDTGQGFFFSTPVTPAEVPALLGRLGTSGSTG, from the coding sequence TTGTCTGGGCACGACATCGCCGCGATCGCGGTGCCGTGGGTGTTGGTGGCAGTGCTGGCGCTGGTGATGGTGCTGGCACGCGACGCCGCTCACCTCGCCGTCGCCAATGACGCCATCTCGTTGTTGCTGGCGGCTTTCGCGGCCGCGCGCGCTGCGCTGGCCGCTCGCGCTGCCGACGGACCTACCCGTCTCGCCTGGATCTTTCTGGGCACGGCGCTGGCGACATGGGCGATCGGTGACGTGATCTGGTTGGTCTACGACGTCATCCTGCGCGAGCCGCCGTCGCCCTCGCCGGCTGATCTGTTCTACCTGGCATTCAGTGTGCTCGTCGCGGTCGGGCTGTCCCAGCTGCTCGCCAGGGGCACCCTGGTCTCTCGGCTGCACCTGGCACTCGACGCACTGACGGTCTCACTGTGCCTGTTTCTGCTGGTGTGGATCTTCAGCCTGAACCGCGTGTTCGACACGCTGCGTCACCACAACGTCGAGTTGACGCTGGCGCTGGTCACGCCATTGGCCGATGTGGTGGTGCTCTCGATTGCGGTTCTCGCCCTTGCCCGCTCGCGCCGCCGAAGGCCCGTGGCGCTGGCGGTGATCACCGTCGCCATCACCTTGATCACCATCGCCGACGTCACCCTGACGTTCCTGATCGTCGACGGCAGCTACCGCACCGGGCATGTCATCGATCTGCTGTGGGCGTCCGCGATGGCCTTGTTCGCCGCCGCGGCGGTCCTGAGTCGGCTCCCACAGCCGGCACCCGACCGCCCGGCGCCGGTGCCGTCCCATTCTTCGCTGTGGTTGCCCTACGTGCCGTTGTTGCTCGCGGGCGTCCTCGGTCCGCCGGTGGTGATGCGCGGATTCGAGAGCGTGCTGGTGCAGCTGATCGTCTGCGTCGTGTGTGGACGGCAAATCCTCTCGGCATGGGACAACCGGCAGTTGCTGACCGCAGCGGCCGACCAGGCCCTACGAGATCCGTTGACCGGCTTGGCAAATCGAACATTGTTCAACGAACGTCTGGATCACGCGATGCTGTTGCGCGTCCGCGATTCCCGGCCCATCACGGTCATCTCGATCGATCTCGACGACTTCAAGCTCGTCAACGACAGCCTTGGCCACCCGGTTGCAGATCGCCTGCTGGTCGGGGCCGGACAACGATTCCTGGACTGTGTCCGGACCGGCGACACCGTCGCGCGCCTGGGCGGTGACGAGTTCATGATGCTGTTGGAGGGCGGTGCCGATGACCACCAGATGGTCGCGCAACGGGTCGTCGAGGCTTTCGAGCGGCCGTTCGATGTCGACGGCCACGAGGTGTTCCTGCGACCGAGCCTCGGTGTGGCGACGGCCTCGGAGAAGGAGCCGGACCTGAGTGCGGAGATCTTGATGAGGCGCGCCGACCTCGCGATGTACGCCGCCAAACGGTCGGCAGCGGACGTCCGGACGTTCGCCGCCGACCTGCCCACCGCACCTGTGGACCCCGTCGATCTCAAGCACCGTCCCCGCCGGGCCCCGGGCGGGGGAGCAGAGCGCATCCGGCTGCTGGGCGAGCTTCGCGACGCGGTCGATCGCGGCACCATCGAGGTGGCCTATCAACCCAAGGTGAATCTGCGCAGCGGAAGGGTCACCGGCGTCGAGGCGCTGCTGCGCTGGCCACATCCCCGCCTGGGCACACTGCGTCCCGACGCCTTCCTGTCCCTCGTGCGCCAACACGGCCTGATGGGCCCGGTGTCCGAAATTGTGGTCCGCAAGGTGCTCGATGACGCCGCCGACTGGCAGTCGCAGGATCTGGACATCGCCGTCGCGATCAACTTTTTTGCGCCGATGCTGCGGGACACGCGACTGCCCGACCGCCTCTGTCAGGAACTCGACAGCCGTCGCCTCAACCATGACGTGCTGACCGTGGAGATCACCGAAGACATCGTCCTGACCGAGGTCGGCACCGTCAAAGCGGTGCTTCGCGAGTTGCGAGAACGGGGCGTGCGGGTGGCCATCGACGACTTCGGCAGCGGCTACTCGGCGCTGTCGTACCTGCGTGACCTCGCCATCGACGAAGTGAAGCTCGACCGCCAGTTCGTCGCCGACGTCACCTCTGACGCACGGGCCGCCGCGGTCGTCAGCGCCGTCATCAACCTGACCCACAGCCTCGGGATCTCGGTGGTCGCCGAAGGTGTCGAGGACGCCGATACCGCCGACTGGCTGATACGACACGGCTGTGACACCGGCCAGGGCTTCTTCTTCAGCACCCCGGTCACACCCGCCGAGGTACCCGCGTTGCTCGGCAGACTGGGCACCTCCGGTTCGACGGGATAG